A single Candidatus Methanomethylophilaceae archaeon DNA region contains:
- a CDS encoding QacE family quaternary ammonium compound efflux SMR transporter, whose translation MEMKNKTALAWILIILGGFLQLGWSIGLAYTDNFTNIMWDAITIIFLFLSMICLEYPMRLGVPFTTAYAVWIGIGVLFTVIVSYVLGLEDTPFSLGMGICLALIIGGVVGLKLTPVEYIGDESGK comes from the coding sequence ATGGAGATGAAAAACAAAACTGCGCTCGCATGGATACTCATCATATTGGGGGGATTCCTTCAGCTGGGATGGTCCATCGGGCTCGCATACACCGACAATTTCACCAACATCATGTGGGACGCCATAACCATAATATTCCTTTTCCTGAGCATGATCTGTCTGGAATACCCCATGAGATTGGGCGTGCCGTTCACGACGGCCTATGCCGTATGGATAGGCATCGGAGTGCTATTCACGGTCATCGTATCGTATGTCTTGGGCTTGGAGGACACACCCTTCAGCTTAGGCATGGGGATATGCTTGGCGCTCATCATCGGCGGGGTTGTGGGCCTCAAACTCACCCCCGTGGAATACATCGGCGACGAAAGCGGAAAATAA